Proteins encoded together in one Campylobacter concisus window:
- a CDS encoding YajQ family cyclic di-GMP-binding protein, with protein MATEHSFDISAEVDMMEVKNALETAKKEIAARYDFKGLAAEVELNEKEKFITLLSSSDNKIDALKDIVISKLIKRNIPPVAITETKREPASGGNLKATLKLNDTLDAENSKKITKAIKDSKIKVSAQIRGEEIRVTSKSIDDLQECIKLVRGLNLELPISFKNLK; from the coding sequence ATGGCAACCGAACATAGCTTTGATATAAGTGCTGAGGTCGATATGATGGAGGTTAAAAACGCTCTTGAGACGGCGAAAAAAGAGATCGCGGCGAGATATGATTTTAAAGGGCTTGCGGCCGAGGTCGAGCTAAATGAAAAGGAGAAATTTATCACGCTTCTTAGCTCAAGCGACAACAAGATCGATGCGCTAAAAGACATCGTGATCTCAAAGCTCATCAAGCGCAACATCCCACCAGTTGCGATCACAGAGACAAAAAGAGAGCCAGCGAGTGGTGGAAATTTAAAAGCGACGCTAAAGCTAAACGACACGCTTGACGCTGAAAACTCAAAAAAGATCACTAAGGCTATAAAAGACTCAAAGATCAAGGTGAGCGCGCAGATCAGGGGCGAAGAGATCAGAGTGACAAGTAAAAGCATAGATGACTTGCAAGAGTGCATAAAGCTGGTGAGGGGGTTAAATTTAGAACTTCCGATCAGTTTTAAAAACCTAAAATAG